In one Betta splendens chromosome 14, fBetSpl5.4, whole genome shotgun sequence genomic region, the following are encoded:
- the LOC114869966 gene encoding protein sprouty homolog 3: protein MESAPRSHRMELDGMDFQQVLSLEQIRTIRANNDYVEGPVALEPASQSGFFVAHNDGYPQGIYAHHHHQSSFHSQLPHSQSLQQQAHLSHLSRSSTISSSLSRTSATSDQRLLAGLTPSHSGLGSAVRSQPKGDFKPEASLTKGPAGDGAESGLHLFICERCGRCKCQECCAPRRLPSCWACGQRCLCSAESAVEYGTCLCCVKGLFYHCSAQDDEDDCADRPCSCAPAHACARWGTMGLLALCLPCLCCYPPARLCLALCRRAHDRATRPGCRCSNTNTVCRKISASNPNPNPGHPSLRSKAPEKPL from the coding sequence ATGGAGTCTGCTCCGCGTTCCCACAGGATGGAGCTAGACGGGATGGACTTTCAGCAGGTCCTGTCGCTCGAGCAGATACGCACCATCCGGGCTAACAATGACTACGTGGAGGGGCCCGTGGCGCTGGAACCCGCGTCGCAGTCGGGATTTTTCGTTGCCCACAATGACGGTTACCCTCAAGGGATATACgcccatcaccatcaccagtcCTCCTTCCACTCCCAGCTGCCCCACAGCCAAAGTCTGCAGCAGCAAGCTCACCTGTCCCACCTGAGCCGCTCCAGTACCATAAGCTCCTCCCTGTCTCGGACCAGTGCCACGTCAGACCAGCGCCTACTGGCAGGTTTGACGCCGTCCCACTCTGGCCTGGGATCGGCGGTTCGCTCGCAGCCCAAAGGGGACTTCAAGCCTGAGGCTTCCTTGACTAAAGGCCCTGCGGGCGACGGGGCCGAGTCGGGCCTCCACTTGTTCATCTGCGAGCGCTGCGGCCGCTGTAAGTGCCAAGAGTGCTGCGCCCCCCGCCGCCTGCCCTCCTGCTGGGCCTGCGGGCAGCGCTGCCTGTGCTCGGCCGAGAGCGCCGTGGAGTACGGCACCTGCCTGTGCTGCGTCAAGGGCCTGTTCTACCACTGCTCCGCCCAGGACGACGAGGACGACTGCGCCGACCGGCCGTGCTCCTGCGCCCCGGCCCACGCCTGCGCCCGCTGGGGCACCATGGGGCTGCTGGCGCTCTGCCTGCCCTGCCTCTGCTGCTACCCCCCTGCCAGGCTGTGCCTTGCCCTGTGCCGGCGTGCCCACGACAGGGCCACGCGCCCCGGCTGCAGGTGCAGCAACACCAACACCGTGTGCCGCAAGATCTCCGCTTCCAACCCCAACCCCAACCCCGGGCACCCGTCGCTCCGCAGCAAGGCCCCGGAGAAGCCGTTATGA